One window of Camelina sativa cultivar DH55 chromosome 4, Cs, whole genome shotgun sequence genomic DNA carries:
- the LOC104783933 gene encoding agamous-like MADS-box protein AGL97, whose protein sequence is MGGLKRKIDTEKKIEGKEPRAVTFSKRRKGLFSKASELCLLSSAQIAIITTPVSANSHNSFYSFGHSSVDSIVAAFLADETPTPTRDVDDENLGFWWEDESLANSENAEELAEGIDSMKRMLHDLKEELEFHHRIYSSSSNIIHILIESGSLINGREH, encoded by the coding sequence ATGGGGGGCTTGAAGAGGAAAATAGatacagagaagaagattgaggGGAAAGAACCACGAGCTGTTACATTCTCGAAACGTAGGAAGGGCCTTTTCAGCAAAGCGTCGGAGCTCTGTCTTCTCTCCAGCGCTCAAATTGCAATCATAACTACTCCCGTTTCTGCTAATTCACACAACTCTTTTTACTCTTTTGGACATTCATCTGTGGATAGCATTGTCGCTGCTTTCCTCGCTGATGAGACTCCGACTCCGACTCGGGATGTCGATGAtgaaaatttagggttttggtgggaaGACGAGAGTCTCGCCAATTCGGAGAATGCGGAGGAACTGGCTGAGGGGATTGATTCCATGAAGAGGATGTTACACGATCTCAAGGAGGAGTTGGAGTTCCACCACCGAATCTATAGTAGTTCTAGCAACATCATTCACATCTTGATAGAGAGCGGAAGCTTAATTAACGGACGAGAACACTAG
- the LOC104783934 gene encoding agamous-like MADS-box protein AGL97: MGALKRKIDTEKKIEGKEPRAVTFSKRRKGLFSKASELCLLSGAQIAIITTPVSANSHNSFYSFGHSSVDSIVAAFLADETPTPTRDVDDENLGFWWEDESLANSENAEELAEGIDSMKRMLHDLKEELEFHHRIYSSSSNIIHILIESGSLINGREH, encoded by the coding sequence ATGGGGGCCTTGAAGAGGAAAATAGatacagagaagaagattgaggGGAAAGAACCACGAGCTGTTACATTCTCGAAACGTAGGAAGGGCCTTTTCAGCAAAGCGTCGGAGCTCTGTCTTCTCTCCGGCGCTCAAATTGCAATCATAACTACTCCCGTTTCTGCTAATTCACACAACTCTTTTTACTCTTTTGGACATTCATCTGTGGATAGCATTGTCGCTGCTTTCCTCGCTGATGAGACTCCGACTCCGACTCGGGATGTCGATGAtgaaaatttagggttttggtgggaaGACGAGAGTCTCGCCAATTCGGAGAATGCGGAGGAACTGGCTGAGGGGATTGATTCCATGAAGAGGATGTTACACGATCTCAAGGAGGAGTTGGAGTTCCACCACCGAATCTATAGTAGTTCTAGCAACATCATTCACATCTTGATAGAGAGCGGAAGCTTAATTAACGGACGAGAACACTAG
- the LOC104780732 gene encoding U-box domain-containing protein 32 isoform X1, with translation MGEIGGEELVLDVDETIFVAVAEDVERSKTTVLWAARNFSGKKICLLYVHRTARPASWTHKKLVGGSFKKHDVKVIERVEKPKVDELMNSYLQLLSETEVQTGKLCIAGQNIEEGIVDLIARHKIKWLVMGAASDKHYSWKMTDLKSKKAIFVCKKAHDACHIWFLCKGYLIFTRASNEDSNNRQTMPPLVQLDSDTETRKSEKLESSYMRRRLRYWRSLLEQDGDKDTGQLEREKVELRPPPHFSSGSSSSIGEPVGPEPVSPELADSDTLTTSNVEEKEREGDVARKVHRYDKSMHDIGQSERTVYGEGGNKWKEDASTTEALCKAKALEGLCIKESSQRKKLEEFLEKEKHEVKMVIEQNNGFMKKLQMVQGQNLELESQIRKLQDLEREHGEKFDTAMELLKSFRQKRDEIRIDHENAVKEVNALRRLIKGDTGDSSGSEMLEYSFLEINEATNEFDQSWKLGEGRYGSVYKGNLQHLQVAVKMLPSYGSLNHFEFERQVEILSRVRHPNLVTLMGACPESRSLIYQYIPNGSLEDCFASENNVPALSWESRIRIASEICSALLFLHSNIPCIIHGNLKPSKILLDSNLVTKINDYGVSQLIPLDGFDKTDPHVDPHYFVSREMTLESDIYAFGIILLQLLTRRPVSGILRDVKCAVENDNISAVLDNSAGDWPIARGKKLANIAIRCCKKNPMNRPDLAVVLRFIDRMKAPEVPSSETSYADPKVPRKPPSHYLCPIFQEVMKDPLIAADGFTYEAEAVREWLANGHDTSPMTNLKMEDCNLIPNHALHLAIQDWQNQW, from the exons atgggAGAAATCGGTGGAGAAGAACTGGTCTTAGATGTGGATGAGACGATCTTCGTAGCGGTGGCGGAAGATGTGGAGAGGAGCAAAACCACTGTGTTATGGGCGGCGCGTAATTTCTCCGGCAAGAAGATTTGCTTGCTTTACGTTCATCGAACTGCTCGTCCTGCCTCCTGGA CGCACAAGAAACTTGTTGGTGGTAGCTTTAAAAAGCATGATGTCAAGGTGATTGAGCGCGTTGAGAAACCCAAAGTTGATGAGCTTATGAATTCTTATCTTCAACTCTTATCTGAAACTGAG GTTCAAACAGGTAAACTTTGCATTGCGGGCCAAAATATCGAGGAAGGTATCGTAGACCTAATTGCTCGGCACAAAATTAAGTGGTTAGTTATGGGAGCGGCATCAGATAAGCATTACTCATG GAAAATGACGGATCTAAAGTCCAAGAAAGCTATCTTCGTTTGCAAAAAAGCTCATGATGCCTGCCATATCTGGTTTCTGTGTAAAGGTTACCTTATTTTTACAAG GGCGTCAAATGAGGATAGTAATAACAGACAAACAATGCCGCCCCTGGTACAGCTGGATTCAGATACTGAGACGAGGAAATCAGAAAAATTGGAATCCTCTTATATGAGGAGAAGATTAAGATATTGGCGTAGCCTCCTTGAACAAG ATGGTGATAAAGACACAGGTCAATTGGAGAGAGAAAAGGTAGAACTGAGACCACCTCCTCATTTTTCTTCAGGTTCAAGTTCTTCCATCGGAGAGCCGGTTGGTCCAGAGCCTGTTAGCCCAGAATTGGCTGACTCAGATACATTAACTACCTCAAATGTTGAG GAAAAAGAGCGTGAAGGGGATGTAGCACGCAAAGTTCATAGGTATGACAAATCCATGCATGATATTGGCCAATCAGAGAGAACGGTCTATGGGGAAGGTGGGAACAAATGGAAAGAGGATGCCAGTACCACGGAAGCTTTATGCAAG GCTAAAGCCTTGGAAGGCTTATGTATTAAGGAGTCGAGCCAAAGAAAGAAATTGGAAGAATTTctggaaaaagaaaagcatGAAGTAAAAATGGTAATAGAGCAGAACAACGGATTCATGAAAAAACTTCAAATGGTTCAGGGTCAAAATCTTGAGTTAGAGAGTCAGATAAGGAAACTACAAGACTTGGAAAGAGAACATGGTGAGAAATTTGATACGGCTATGGAGCTCTTGAAAAGTTTTAGGCAGAAAAGGGATGAGATTCGAATCGATCATGAGAACGCAGTAAAGGAAGTGAACGCACTGAGAAGACTTATTAAAGGAGATACTGGAGATTCTTCGGGGTCAGAAATGCTCGAGTACTCTTTTCTGGAAATCAATGAGGCTACTAACGAATTTGATCAATCCTGGAAACTTGGAGAAGGCAGATACGGAAGTGTCTACAAAGGGAATCTTCAACATCTTCAAGTTGCTGTGAAGATGTTACCCTCATATGGATCCCTGAATCACTTTGAGTTCGAGCGTCAG GTGGAAATTTTAAGCAGGGTAAGGCATCCAAATCTGGTAACGCTGATGGGTGCTTGTCCAGAGTCTCGGTCTCTCATTTACCAATATATTCCTAACGGAAGCCTAGAAGACTGCTTTGCATCTGAGAACAACGTTCCTGCACTTTCATGGGAATCTCGGATCAGGATTGCCTCTGAGATATGCTCTGCCCTCCTATTTCTTCATTCAAACATACCTTGCATCATTCATGGAAACCTAAAGCCATCTAAGATTCTTTTGGATTCCAATCTCGTCACCAAAATCAACGACTATGGGGTTTCTCAGCTGATTCCGCTTGATGGATTCGACAAAACTGATCCTCACGTAGATCCACATTACTTTGTTTCCAGGGAAATGACTCTGGAATCAGATATATACGCGTTTGGGATCATTCTCCTTCAGCTTCTCACCAGAAGACCTGTTTCTGGCATACTGAGAGACGTCAAATGCGCTGTGGAGAACGATAACATCAGTGCAGTTCTGGATAATTCAGCAGGAGACTGGCCAATCGCACGAGGCAAAAAGCTAGCTAATATAGCCATCCGTTGCTGTAAGAAAAACCCAATGAACCGACCAGACTTAGCAGTGGTTCTACGGTTTATAGATCGAATGAAGGCACCAGAAGTtccttcatcagaaacatcatACGCTGACCCAAAAGTTCCACGCAAGCCTCCTTCTCATTACCTCTGCCCCATTTTCCAG GAAGTGATGAAAGATCCATTGATAGCAGCAGATGGGTTCACTTACGAAGCAGAAGCGGTTAGAGAATGGTTAGCAAACGGGCACGATACGTCACCGATGACAAACCTGAAGATGGAAGATTGCAATCTCATACCTAATCACGCTCTTCATCTAGCTATCCAAGATTGGCAAAACCAATGGTGA
- the LOC104780732 gene encoding U-box domain-containing protein 32 isoform X2 — protein sequence MGAASDKHYSWKMTDLKSKKAIFVCKKAHDACHIWFLCKGYLIFTRASNEDSNNRQTMPPLVQLDSDTETRKSEKLESSYMRRRLRYWRSLLEQDGDKDTGQLEREKVELRPPPHFSSGSSSSIGEPVGPEPVSPELADSDTLTTSNVEEKEREGDVARKVHRYDKSMHDIGQSERTVYGEGGNKWKEDASTTEALCKAKALEGLCIKESSQRKKLEEFLEKEKHEVKMVIEQNNGFMKKLQMVQGQNLELESQIRKLQDLEREHGEKFDTAMELLKSFRQKRDEIRIDHENAVKEVNALRRLIKGDTGDSSGSEMLEYSFLEINEATNEFDQSWKLGEGRYGSVYKGNLQHLQVAVKMLPSYGSLNHFEFERQVEILSRVRHPNLVTLMGACPESRSLIYQYIPNGSLEDCFASENNVPALSWESRIRIASEICSALLFLHSNIPCIIHGNLKPSKILLDSNLVTKINDYGVSQLIPLDGFDKTDPHVDPHYFVSREMTLESDIYAFGIILLQLLTRRPVSGILRDVKCAVENDNISAVLDNSAGDWPIARGKKLANIAIRCCKKNPMNRPDLAVVLRFIDRMKAPEVPSSETSYADPKVPRKPPSHYLCPIFQEVMKDPLIAADGFTYEAEAVREWLANGHDTSPMTNLKMEDCNLIPNHALHLAIQDWQNQW from the exons ATGGGAGCGGCATCAGATAAGCATTACTCATG GAAAATGACGGATCTAAAGTCCAAGAAAGCTATCTTCGTTTGCAAAAAAGCTCATGATGCCTGCCATATCTGGTTTCTGTGTAAAGGTTACCTTATTTTTACAAG GGCGTCAAATGAGGATAGTAATAACAGACAAACAATGCCGCCCCTGGTACAGCTGGATTCAGATACTGAGACGAGGAAATCAGAAAAATTGGAATCCTCTTATATGAGGAGAAGATTAAGATATTGGCGTAGCCTCCTTGAACAAG ATGGTGATAAAGACACAGGTCAATTGGAGAGAGAAAAGGTAGAACTGAGACCACCTCCTCATTTTTCTTCAGGTTCAAGTTCTTCCATCGGAGAGCCGGTTGGTCCAGAGCCTGTTAGCCCAGAATTGGCTGACTCAGATACATTAACTACCTCAAATGTTGAG GAAAAAGAGCGTGAAGGGGATGTAGCACGCAAAGTTCATAGGTATGACAAATCCATGCATGATATTGGCCAATCAGAGAGAACGGTCTATGGGGAAGGTGGGAACAAATGGAAAGAGGATGCCAGTACCACGGAAGCTTTATGCAAG GCTAAAGCCTTGGAAGGCTTATGTATTAAGGAGTCGAGCCAAAGAAAGAAATTGGAAGAATTTctggaaaaagaaaagcatGAAGTAAAAATGGTAATAGAGCAGAACAACGGATTCATGAAAAAACTTCAAATGGTTCAGGGTCAAAATCTTGAGTTAGAGAGTCAGATAAGGAAACTACAAGACTTGGAAAGAGAACATGGTGAGAAATTTGATACGGCTATGGAGCTCTTGAAAAGTTTTAGGCAGAAAAGGGATGAGATTCGAATCGATCATGAGAACGCAGTAAAGGAAGTGAACGCACTGAGAAGACTTATTAAAGGAGATACTGGAGATTCTTCGGGGTCAGAAATGCTCGAGTACTCTTTTCTGGAAATCAATGAGGCTACTAACGAATTTGATCAATCCTGGAAACTTGGAGAAGGCAGATACGGAAGTGTCTACAAAGGGAATCTTCAACATCTTCAAGTTGCTGTGAAGATGTTACCCTCATATGGATCCCTGAATCACTTTGAGTTCGAGCGTCAG GTGGAAATTTTAAGCAGGGTAAGGCATCCAAATCTGGTAACGCTGATGGGTGCTTGTCCAGAGTCTCGGTCTCTCATTTACCAATATATTCCTAACGGAAGCCTAGAAGACTGCTTTGCATCTGAGAACAACGTTCCTGCACTTTCATGGGAATCTCGGATCAGGATTGCCTCTGAGATATGCTCTGCCCTCCTATTTCTTCATTCAAACATACCTTGCATCATTCATGGAAACCTAAAGCCATCTAAGATTCTTTTGGATTCCAATCTCGTCACCAAAATCAACGACTATGGGGTTTCTCAGCTGATTCCGCTTGATGGATTCGACAAAACTGATCCTCACGTAGATCCACATTACTTTGTTTCCAGGGAAATGACTCTGGAATCAGATATATACGCGTTTGGGATCATTCTCCTTCAGCTTCTCACCAGAAGACCTGTTTCTGGCATACTGAGAGACGTCAAATGCGCTGTGGAGAACGATAACATCAGTGCAGTTCTGGATAATTCAGCAGGAGACTGGCCAATCGCACGAGGCAAAAAGCTAGCTAATATAGCCATCCGTTGCTGTAAGAAAAACCCAATGAACCGACCAGACTTAGCAGTGGTTCTACGGTTTATAGATCGAATGAAGGCACCAGAAGTtccttcatcagaaacatcatACGCTGACCCAAAAGTTCCACGCAAGCCTCCTTCTCATTACCTCTGCCCCATTTTCCAG GAAGTGATGAAAGATCCATTGATAGCAGCAGATGGGTTCACTTACGAAGCAGAAGCGGTTAGAGAATGGTTAGCAAACGGGCACGATACGTCACCGATGACAAACCTGAAGATGGAAGATTGCAATCTCATACCTAATCACGCTCTTCATCTAGCTATCCAAGATTGGCAAAACCAATGGTGA
- the LOC104783935 gene encoding UPF0496 protein At3g49070-like, whose protein sequence is MGIKVSSKIKRILASIASASSSSPKEEDDVDVREEYANAFRTESYNQFWTRVIHLSRKKSTVSSSSSSPIESSSTAARLMSYRLFAHNLLDPDPNAITRILDVSRVGRSTRTLLSNYFLETANAFLLCTLLLKNIHRLRSKYESLKPKFQTENHSSLALIDQFTELSRWFDPFISSGSRIQLIRCGCLDLLKRLESSRDKTRAKLKLINGLTHSSGLLVLALTTTLIVTIASHAFALFIAGKSVDS, encoded by the exons ATGGGAATAAAAGTTTCATCAAAGATCAAAAGGATTCTTGCATCTATAG CTTCGGCTAGTAGTTCAAGtcccaaagaagaagatgatgtcgATGTCCGAGAAGAATATGCAAACGCCTTCCGTACAGAATCATACAATCAGTTTTGGACACGAGTCATACATTTAAGCCGTAAAAAATCCACCgtgtcttcttcctcatcatcaccaATCGAATCATCCTCCACAGCAGCTCGTCTCATGTCATATCGCCTCTTCGCACACAATCTCCTAGACCCTGATCCGAATGCCATAACCCGGATACTGGATGTATCCCGGGTTGGACGATCCACCCGAACTCTTCTCTCTAATTACTTCTTGGAGACCGCAAACGCTTTCTTGCTTTGCACGCTACTACTTAAAAACATTCATCGCCTCCGTTCTAAATACGAGTCTTTAAAACCAAAGTTTCAAACAGAGAATCATAGTTCATTGGCTCTTATAGACCAGTTCACCGAGCTATCAAGATGGTTCGACCCGTTTATCTCGTCGGGTTCTCGGATCCAGCTAATCAGATGCGGCTGTCTAGACTTGCTAAAACGGTTAGAGTCCAGCCGAGACAAGACACGAGCTAAGCTCAAACTCATCAACGGACTAACTCATAGCTCAGGGCTCCTCGTTCTGGCTCTAACCACTACATTGATAGTAACCATAGCCTCTCACGCCTTTGCTTTGTTTATAGCCG GTAAATCGGTTGACTCATAA
- the LOC104780733 gene encoding uncharacterized protein LOC104780733: protein MLSRLFLRPSNLRLVTLVSSKSNSQIFSSFIRPLSTNSSGGGGGGNGDGNGRNRNDAPWSFTGVNDDKSGPFSSDDSWGSSGVAGSGGEGKWPEEPKRWNIKEEDDKVVFDTGGEVSQGIETGRERRGNGLEGSKRWDMKEEGDDKGVFGAGNEVVSGFGASGDVKSNEWEGSKPWNLKEEEEGVVFDTGGEVPFNFENSLELAEEERVKKELIEKEEKELLEVIKGPDRAFGDLIAKSGITDEMLDSLIALKDFQGVEGLPPLTEIENLRREKSSKKSSRADIELQMQEDIAKARVRQVDETGRAYGTGRRKCSISRVWIQPGEGKFHVNEKEFDAYFPMLDHRAALLRPLAETKTLGRWDIKCTVKGGGTTGQVGAIQLGISRALQNWEPDMRTPLRAAGFLTRDSRVVERKKPGKAKARKSFQWVKR, encoded by the exons ATGCTCTCTCGTTTATTTCTTAGACCTTCGAATCTACGTCTCGTAACCCTAGTTTCATCCAAATCAAATTCTCAGATCTTCTCATCGTTTATTCGTCCGCTTTCGACTAACAGtagcggcggcggcggcggaggaaaTGGTGATGGGAATGGGCGTAATCGGAATGATGCTCCGTGGAGTTTTACTGGTGTAAACGACGACAAGTCCGGTCCTTTCTCTTCCGATGATTCTTGGGGTTCTTCTGGAGTTGCAGGATCTGGTGGAGAGGGGAAATGGCCGGAGGAGCCTAAGAGATGGAATATAAAGGAAGAGGATGATAAGGTTGTGTTTGATACTGGTGGAGAAGTGAGTCAAGGGATTGAAACTGGACGCGAGAGGAGGGGTAATGGCTTGGAGGGGAGTAAGCGATGGGATATGAAGGAGGAGGGAGATGATAAAGGCGTGTTTGGTGCTGGAAACGAGGTGGTGAGTGGATTTGGGGCGAGCGGAGATGTGAAGTCTAATGAATGGGAAGGTTCTAAGCCGTGGAAtttgaaggaggaggaggaaggtgTTGTGTTTGACACGGGTGGTGAGGTGccgtttaattttgaaaacagcTTGGAATTGGCGGAGGAAGAGCGTGTGAAGAAGGAGTTgattgagaaagaggagaaggagcTTCTTGAGGTTATCAAGG GTCCTGATCGAGCATTTGGAGACCTTATTGCTAAGTCAGGTATAACAGATGAAATGCTAGATAGTTTAATAGCCTTGAAGGATTTCCAAGGAGTCGAAGGATTGCCTCCTCTGACTGAGATTGAAAACTTGCGCCGTGAGAAAAGTTCAAAGAAGTCCTCAAGAGCTGATATAGAACTCCAGATGCAAGAGGACATTGCCAAAGCACGAGTGAGACAGGTTGACGAAACAGGTAGAGCCTATGGAACGGGAAGAAGAAAATGTAGCATTTCCCGTGTTTGGATTCAACCTGGGGAAGGAAAATTTCATGTTAACGAAAAAGAATTTGATGCCTATTTCCCTATGCTTGATCATCGTGCTGCTCTTCTACGCCCACTTGCTGAAACCAAAACCTTGGGTCGTTGGGATATTAAGTGCACTGTTAAAGGTGGTGGTACCACAG GTCAAGTCGGAGCTATTCAATTGGGTATCAGCAGGGCGTTGCAAAACTGGGAACCAGATATGCGAACACCGCTTCGAGCTG CTGGTTTTTTGACAAGAGACTCACGAGTTGTGGAAAGGAAGAAACCTGGAAAAGCCAAGGCAAGAAAGAGCTTCCAATGGGTCAAACGTTAA
- the LOC104780734 gene encoding signal recognition particle 9 kDa protein-like: MVYIDTWDEFVDRSVQLFRADPKSTRYVMKYRHCDGKLVLKVTDNKECLKFKTDQAQEAKKMEKLNNIFFTLMARGPDVDLSEVTGKEQMETQPVKKGRGRKQ, translated from the exons ATGGTTTACATCGATACGTGGGACGAATTCGTGGATCGATCTGTTCAGCTTTTTCGAGCTGATCCCAAATCT ACTCGGTATGTGATGAAGTATAGACACTGTGATGGCAAGTTGGTACTCAAGGTTACTGATAACAAAGAG TGTCTCAAGTTCAAGACAGACCAAGcacaagaagcaaagaagatggagaaactgAATAACATATTCTTCACCCTGATGGCTAGAGGACCTGACG TTGATCTTTCTGAAGTCACCGGGAAAGAACAAATGGAGACACAACCTGTgaagaaaggaagaggaagGAAGCAATAA